The Carnobacterium divergens nucleotide sequence TCACGCTAAGATAAATCATAATTGCCACACCTTTTTTTAAACGGCGCTGTGCGATGCCAGCAAATTTTTTCCCATCAATACTTAAATCAAAATCTCCTGGACAATAAGATTCTTCAATTTCATAAGCATCAATGGTTTTCCCATACGCTTTAAATGTTTGGCGAATCAAGCGTAACATAAACTCGTATCCTTCCGTAATACTCATCTTAACAAGAGGATCTTCAGGAAGAATCAATGAAAAATTCAACACGCCCTCATTTGAAGCCACTGCCAGACCACCCGAATTACGAACTAAAAAGTGTTGTTGATGGTGAATAAAAACGTTTAACGCATCCTTGAAAAAAGGCAATTTTGTATCCATCATTCCTAAAATTACTAATTCAGAAGCAGTCCAAAAATGCAATGCTCCAAAGGATTGATGAGTCCCAATTTTTTTTATCAAGCTATCTCCCAAAGCAAAATGAGAAATAAATTGATTTGTAAAAGGCATCGAAGTGGAATCATATAGTTCATAAGCTTGTTGACTTAAATAATCTTTTTTTTCTGACATAGTTTGTCTTCCTTTATAGTAAAATTACGATACTGTTTATATTTAATAACTTCATTATACCAAAAAATAGCGCAACAAGAAGCATAAATAAAGGAATTAAGCTAAAAAATTGCTAAGAGTTAAGTAGAATAGTTGACCTTAATTTCAAAAACACGTTATACTATTTACAATTGATTCGAGAAGGAACATTTGTAAAGGAGGCGTTTTTTTGACCAGTCGAATAAAAAATTTAGCTGGATTGTCAGACGAAGACTTTAAAAACATTTATCAAATGATGTGGGAAATCCGCTTTTTTGATGAAAAAGTAGAAGAACTTTTTGCAAAAGGAAAAATACATGGAACAACACATCTTTCAATAGGTCAAGAAGCGACGGCTGCAGGAACCGGTTATTTATTAAGAAAAACCGATTGGATTACTTCA carries:
- a CDS encoding lipoate--protein ligase family protein, which gives rise to MSEKKDYLSQQAYELYDSTSMPFTNQFISHFALGDSLIKKIGTHQSFGALHFWTASELVILGMMDTKLPFFKDALNVFIHHQQHFLVRNSGGLAVASNEGVLNFSLILPEDPLVKMSITEGYEFMLRLIRQTFKAYGKTIDAYEIEESYCPGDFDLSIDGKKFAGIAQRRLKKGVAIMIYLSVTGSQDKRTEMIRDFYQVGLANETVKWHFPKVNPAVMANLDALLETPLTVDGVKKRILETLKTNGCLLSDGHYDLELKENYKMAYQKMIERNEQMLAETFDEELSR